One Solanum lycopersicum chromosome 2, SLM_r2.1 genomic region harbors:
- the LOC138342077 gene encoding uncharacterized protein, translating into MAKVDRIDHRVKEYLEDAGYENWSRVHATVVSSSEFIFSIYEAGRRYIVCLEWKVCSCGRFQLDEIPCAHAITVLKEKNVTDMHSYCSDYYKSDALAKTYEIPMVPMLDKAEWSDPNNLIAETVYPPRYRKLSGRPRKQRRKNADEKISVNTNCCGQCGQEGHNRRTCTLFPKEK; encoded by the exons ATGGCTAAGGTTGATAGAATTGATCACAGGGTTAAGGAGTACCTTGAAGATGCAGGTTATGAAAACTGGTCAAGAGTTCATGCAACA GTTGTTTCATCATCTGAATTTATTTTCTCGATTTATGAAGCTGGAAGAAGATATATTGTTTGTCTTGAGTGGAAAGTATGTTCTTGTGGTAGATTTCAACTAGATGAAATACCTTGTGCACATGCAATTACTGTattgaaagaaaagaatgtcACAGATATGCATTCATATTGCTCTGATTACTACAAGTCTGATGCATTggcaaaaacatatgaaattccAATGGTACCAATGCTAGATAAGGCAGAATGGTCAGATCCTAATAATTTGATAGCTGAAACTGTGTATCCACCTAGATACAGAAAATTATCTGGACGGccaagaaaacaaagaagaaagaatgcaGATGAAAAGATTTCGGTGAACACAAACTGTTGTGGACAATGTGGACAAGAAGGACACAAcagaagaacttgtactttATTCCCAAAAGAGAAGTGA